A region of Streptomyces sp. NBC_01788 DNA encodes the following proteins:
- the pspAB gene encoding PspA-associated protein PspAB, translating to MGLLDILLGRTKPALPDLDQLFGLPSAALTLEAAAGFTPTGQGAVCFATVEGAAFEQTHREVQALLDADADREGPPVELSQDSYGYSWLVSRRSPDQLPDLVNDLHAVNSAMEVNGFGPQLLCSLAGFHDDADRRLALVYLYKRGTFYPFAPLAGQAQRRDNPLELRVKAALADDLRIEQDLSRWFPVWGAPGL from the coding sequence ATGGGGCTCCTGGACATTCTGCTCGGCCGCACCAAACCCGCCCTGCCCGACCTGGACCAGCTGTTCGGGCTGCCGTCGGCGGCCCTGACCCTGGAGGCGGCGGCCGGCTTCACCCCGACCGGGCAGGGCGCGGTGTGCTTCGCCACGGTCGAGGGCGCCGCCTTCGAGCAGACGCACCGCGAGGTCCAGGCCCTGCTGGACGCGGACGCCGACCGCGAAGGGCCGCCCGTCGAGCTGTCCCAGGACTCCTACGGCTACTCCTGGCTGGTCTCCCGCCGCAGCCCGGACCAGCTTCCGGATCTGGTCAACGATCTGCACGCGGTGAACAGCGCCATGGAGGTCAACGGCTTCGGCCCGCAGCTCCTGTGCTCCCTGGCCGGCTTCCACGACGACGCCGACCGGCGGCTGGCGCTGGTGTACCTCTACAAACGGGGCACCTTCTACCCGTTCGCGCCACTGGCCGGCCAGGCGCAGCGGCGCGACAACCCGCTGGAACTCCGGGTGAAGGCGGCCCTGGCCGACGACCTGCGCATCGAACAGGACCTGAGCCGCTGGTTCCCGGTGTGGGGCGCCCCCGGCCTGTGA
- a CDS encoding alpha/beta fold hydrolase: MSELSSFGHDHDGERLNVVYGGDGSADLPTVVLLHGAGNGDARRLLPLLAEFVARGCRGVAFDFSGHGESTGALRELSLRRRFEQAVAVIDAQVPAGGPLILVGFSMSGQTVADLARHYGKRVVALGLCAPAVYADEAWDVPFGTGNGRFSEIIRRPGGWHAASALDVLRAYEGRAVLAVPGTDTVIPPAVTEAVQDALSTRAQFTRLELPDAGHKLGLWLRDHAGDRRDFVDAVLTGLGEGGWTATNAWVAKQLPQDRTVRGTTLLRGGSSSQMRALALDDGTGLVLRTFVKPFFRRHAPGLLTREAAVLGLLAGRDGIPAPAPVAVDADGEHCDHPSLLMSQLAGRARVDDEDLAARLDLLAAQLVRIHGVVPDERPRRYQAWTSPERVRARPGALWERAVDVLRREPPEYEGCFLHRDFHPGNVLFTGAGEDLRISGVVDWVETSWGPADLDVAHCSTALALLHGPEHGLGFRDRYEAHGGRPLADGPDQLYWRLLDALHYAPDAAGLAGPWRELGRTDLTAEVLGDRLQAYVDGLMERYG, translated from the coding sequence ATGAGCGAGCTCTCCTCCTTCGGCCACGACCACGACGGCGAACGGCTCAACGTCGTGTACGGCGGCGACGGCAGCGCGGACCTGCCCACCGTCGTGCTGCTGCACGGTGCGGGCAACGGCGATGCGCGGCGGCTGCTGCCGCTGCTCGCCGAGTTCGTCGCCCGTGGCTGCCGCGGTGTCGCGTTCGACTTCTCGGGGCACGGGGAGAGCACCGGCGCGCTGCGGGAGTTGAGCCTGCGCCGGCGCTTCGAGCAGGCGGTTGCCGTGATCGACGCCCAGGTGCCGGCGGGCGGTCCACTGATCCTGGTGGGGTTCAGCATGAGCGGCCAGACGGTGGCCGACCTGGCCCGGCACTACGGGAAGCGGGTGGTGGCGCTCGGCCTGTGCGCGCCGGCCGTCTACGCCGACGAGGCCTGGGACGTGCCGTTCGGCACGGGGAACGGACGGTTCAGCGAGATCATCCGCCGGCCCGGCGGCTGGCATGCGGCCTCCGCACTCGACGTACTGCGCGCCTACGAGGGCCGGGCGGTGCTCGCCGTGCCCGGCACGGACACCGTCATCCCGCCGGCCGTCACCGAGGCCGTCCAGGACGCGCTGAGCACCCGCGCCCAGTTCACCCGCCTCGAACTCCCCGACGCCGGACACAAGCTGGGGCTGTGGCTCCGCGACCACGCCGGCGACCGGCGGGACTTCGTGGACGCGGTGCTGACGGGGCTGGGCGAGGGCGGCTGGACGGCGACGAACGCGTGGGTGGCCAAGCAGCTGCCGCAGGACCGCACCGTACGCGGCACCACCCTGCTGCGCGGCGGCTCGAGCTCGCAGATGCGCGCGCTCGCCCTCGACGACGGCACCGGCCTGGTGCTGCGGACCTTCGTCAAGCCCTTCTTCCGGCGCCACGCGCCCGGACTGCTCACCCGCGAGGCCGCCGTCCTGGGCCTGCTGGCCGGCCGGGACGGCATCCCGGCGCCGGCGCCGGTCGCCGTCGACGCCGACGGCGAGCACTGCGACCACCCCTCTTTGCTGATGTCGCAGCTCGCGGGCCGGGCGCGGGTCGACGACGAGGACTTGGCCGCGCGGCTGGACCTGCTGGCGGCGCAGCTCGTACGGATCCACGGTGTCGTGCCGGACGAACGCCCGCGGCGGTACCAGGCGTGGACGTCACCGGAGCGGGTGCGTGCCCGGCCGGGTGCGCTGTGGGAGCGCGCGGTGGACGTGCTCCGCCGTGAGCCTCCGGAGTACGAGGGCTGCTTCCTGCACCGCGACTTCCACCCCGGGAACGTGCTGTTCACCGGGGCGGGCGAGGATCTGCGGATCAGCGGTGTCGTCGACTGGGTGGAGACCTCGTGGGGTCCCGCCGACCTCGACGTGGCGCACTGCTCGACGGCTCTCGCGCTGCTGCACGGCCCCGAACACGGCCTGGGTTTCCGGGACCGCTACGAGGCCCACGGCGGACGTCCGCTCGCCGACGGCCCGGACCAGCTGTACTGGCGGCTGCTCGACGCCCTCCATTACGCCCCCGACGCGGCCGGACTCGCCGGTCCGTGGCGCGAACTCGGGCGGACCGACCTCACCGCGGAGGTACTGGGAGACCGGCTGCAGGCGTACGTGGACGGGCTGATGGAACGGTACGGCTGA
- a CDS encoding winged helix DNA-binding domain-containing protein, translating into MSEEPRYIDVAERRARLALRHRLAAGTRASTPEEVARALVALHGTDPATVYLGVGARLADPAETVARTEHALYEDRTLVRMHGMRHTVFVFPAELTAVVHASTGIAIAARARAALIKDMTKAGAPDAAWLKEVEESALAALARRGQATAVELAQDEPRLREQFAYAPGKSYEGVHTVSSRLLRVLGVEGRVVRGRPLGSWTSTQFRWALAPEHPELDVAAAQSDLLRRWLAACGPATEADLKWWTGWRVTDVRRALAAAGAREVRVDEGTAYVTGDDVAPVTGPEEPWAALLPALDPTAMGWQQRDWYLAPRLRPALFDGSGNVGPTVWWNGRVVGAWAQRPDGGIAWRILDRDGLGAEAEAAIAGQAEELESRLGPTRVTPRFRTPLEKELAAA; encoded by the coding sequence ATGAGCGAGGAACCCCGGTACATCGACGTGGCGGAGCGGCGGGCCAGGCTGGCCCTGCGGCACCGGCTGGCCGCCGGGACGCGGGCGAGCACACCGGAGGAGGTCGCCCGGGCGCTGGTGGCACTGCACGGGACGGACCCGGCGACGGTGTACCTGGGCGTGGGCGCCCGCCTGGCCGACCCGGCCGAAACGGTGGCGCGGACGGAGCACGCGCTGTACGAGGACCGCACGCTGGTGCGGATGCACGGCATGCGGCACACGGTCTTCGTCTTCCCGGCGGAGCTGACCGCCGTCGTCCACGCCTCGACCGGCATCGCCATCGCCGCCCGCGCCCGCGCCGCCCTGATCAAGGACATGACGAAGGCGGGCGCCCCGGACGCGGCCTGGCTGAAGGAGGTCGAGGAGTCGGCGCTGGCCGCGCTGGCCCGCCGCGGGCAGGCCACGGCCGTCGAGCTGGCCCAGGACGAGCCGCGGCTGCGGGAGCAGTTCGCGTACGCGCCCGGGAAGAGCTACGAGGGCGTGCACACGGTCTCCTCGCGGCTGCTGCGCGTCCTGGGCGTGGAGGGCAGGGTGGTCCGGGGCCGGCCGCTCGGCTCCTGGACGTCCACGCAGTTCCGCTGGGCCCTCGCGCCCGAGCATCCCGAGCTGGACGTCGCCGCCGCCCAGAGCGATCTGCTGCGCCGCTGGCTCGCGGCCTGCGGCCCGGCGACCGAGGCCGACCTGAAGTGGTGGACGGGGTGGCGGGTGACGGACGTGCGGCGGGCGCTGGCCGCGGCGGGGGCGCGGGAGGTGAGGGTGGACGAAGGCACGGCGTACGTCACCGGGGACGACGTCGCCCCGGTGACCGGCCCGGAGGAACCGTGGGCTGCCCTGCTGCCCGCTCTCGACCCCACGGCGATGGGCTGGCAGCAGCGGGACTGGTACCTCGCGCCCCGGCTGCGGCCGGCCCTGTTCGACGGCAGCGGCAACGTCGGCCCGACGGTGTGGTGGAACGGCCGGGTCGTCGGGGCCTGGGCCCAGCGCCCCGACGGCGGGATCGCCTGGCGGATCCTGGACCGGGACGGGCTGGGCGCGGAGGCGGAGGCGGCGATCGCCGGGCAGGCGGAGGAGCTGGAGAGCCGGCTCGGACCCACCCGGGTCACACCGCGCTTCCGCACACCGCTGGAGAAGGAACTGGCGGCGGCGTAA
- a CDS encoding arsenate reductase family protein, which translates to MEIWINPACSKCRSAIGLLDAEEAEYTVRRYLEDVPTAEEIREVLGRLGLEPWDITRTQEPAAKELGVGDWPRDFGARERWIAALAEHPKLIQRPIITADDGTAVVGRTEEAVRDALGRG; encoded by the coding sequence ATGGAGATCTGGATCAATCCGGCCTGTTCCAAGTGCCGCAGTGCCATCGGGCTGCTCGATGCCGAGGAGGCCGAGTACACCGTGCGGCGCTATCTGGAGGACGTGCCGACCGCGGAGGAGATCCGGGAGGTGCTCGGGCGGCTCGGGCTGGAGCCGTGGGACATCACCCGGACGCAGGAGCCCGCCGCGAAGGAGCTCGGTGTCGGGGACTGGCCGCGGGACTTCGGGGCTCGCGAGCGGTGGATCGCGGCGCTGGCCGAGCATCCGAAGCTGATCCAGCGTCCGATCATCACGGCCGACGACGGCACGGCGGTCGTGGGGCGGACCGAGGAAGCGGTGCGGGACGCGCTCGGGCGCGGGTGA
- a CDS encoding winged helix-turn-helix domain-containing protein, which translates to MATTRSLTDATLPAPASSRSPSSPASARHRLRAVGRDEDWGLPWSNEAESLGKDIADLLPPGATWLPAPQHAVPRLPGRPPMVGYLVLVPADQQPPHLPVAVPARPGHLDRLDHPDRPEAGAGGAAPGAGDPLVRVDTARRIAEVDGHGLDLTYLEFELLAHLVAHPHRVHTRDQLVTTVWGYDHVGDGRTVDVHIARLRRKLGAEHRRTIQTVRRVGYKYAPPTGR; encoded by the coding sequence ATGGCGACCACCCGTTCTCTGACCGACGCCACCCTTCCCGCCCCCGCCTCCTCCCGCTCCCCCTCCTCCCCCGCCTCCGCACGGCACCGGCTGCGGGCCGTGGGCCGGGACGAGGATTGGGGTCTCCCCTGGTCGAACGAAGCTGAGAGCTTGGGGAAGGACATCGCCGATCTCCTGCCGCCGGGGGCCACCTGGCTGCCGGCTCCGCAGCACGCCGTGCCCAGGCTGCCGGGCCGGCCGCCGATGGTCGGCTACCTGGTGCTCGTGCCCGCCGACCAGCAGCCGCCGCACCTGCCGGTGGCGGTGCCCGCCCGCCCCGGCCACCTCGATCGTCTCGATCACCCGGACCGTCCGGAGGCCGGGGCGGGCGGCGCCGCGCCCGGCGCGGGCGACCCGCTCGTCCGCGTCGACACCGCACGGCGGATCGCGGAGGTGGACGGGCACGGACTCGACCTCACCTACCTGGAGTTCGAACTGCTGGCCCATCTCGTGGCCCACCCGCACCGCGTGCACACCCGCGACCAACTGGTCACCACGGTCTGGGGCTACGACCATGTGGGCGACGGCCGCACCGTCGACGTCCATATCGCCCGACTGCGCCGCAAACTGGGCGCCGAGCACCGCCGGACGATCCAGACGGTGCGCCGCGTAGGCTACAAGTACGCTCCGCCGACCGGACGTTGA
- a CDS encoding NAD-dependent epimerase/dehydratase family protein translates to MRLLVLGGTEFAGRAVAEAAAGRGWDVTVLNRGRHAPVPGVRSLRGDRTAPDGLEALTDGAWDAVVDTWSAAPRAVRDAARLLRDRAGRYVYVSSCSVYAWAPPAGYTEAAPLVEGAEAGAGQTEYPRDKRGGELAAVEAFGADRSVLVRAGLILGPYENVGRLPWWLSRIARGGPVLAPGPRDLPLQYVDVRDLAVWILDAVEKGLSGPYTLISPRGHATMGELLEACVRTTGADAELRWTDPDVILAAGIEPWTELPVWVPPGSESHDALHGADVTRALATGLRCRPVTETVTDAWTWLRALGGTAPQRPGRPPVGLDPAMEAKVLGL, encoded by the coding sequence ATGAGACTTCTGGTGCTGGGTGGTACGGAGTTCGCGGGGCGGGCCGTCGCCGAGGCGGCGGCCGGGCGCGGCTGGGATGTGACGGTCCTGAACCGGGGGCGGCACGCGCCCGTTCCCGGAGTGCGGTCGTTGCGCGGCGACCGCACCGCGCCCGACGGGCTCGAAGCCCTGACGGACGGCGCGTGGGACGCGGTCGTCGACACCTGGTCGGCCGCGCCCCGCGCGGTCCGGGACGCGGCGCGGCTGCTGCGGGACCGCGCCGGCCGGTACGTGTACGTGTCGTCCTGCTCGGTGTACGCCTGGGCCCCGCCCGCCGGCTACACCGAGGCGGCGCCGCTGGTCGAGGGCGCCGAGGCGGGCGCCGGGCAGACGGAGTACCCGCGGGACAAGCGGGGCGGCGAGCTGGCCGCGGTGGAGGCCTTCGGGGCGGACCGCTCGGTGCTGGTACGGGCCGGGCTGATCCTCGGGCCGTACGAGAACGTCGGGCGGCTGCCCTGGTGGCTGAGCCGGATCGCGCGGGGCGGTCCCGTGCTGGCGCCCGGTCCGCGGGACCTGCCCCTGCAGTACGTCGACGTCCGGGACCTCGCCGTGTGGATCCTCGACGCGGTGGAGAAGGGATTGAGCGGCCCGTACACCCTGATCAGTCCGCGAGGGCACGCGACGATGGGTGAACTGCTGGAGGCCTGTGTGCGGACCACCGGCGCCGACGCCGAGCTGCGCTGGACCGACCCGGACGTGATCCTCGCCGCGGGCATCGAGCCCTGGACGGAGCTGCCGGTGTGGGTGCCGCCGGGCAGCGAGAGCCACGACGCGCTGCACGGCGCCGATGTCACCCGGGCCCTCGCGACCGGCCTGCGCTGCCGCCCCGTGACCGAGACGGTCACGGATGCGTGGACCTGGCTCCGGGCCCTGGGCGGCACGGCCCCGCAGCGGCCCGGCCGGCCTCCGGTGGGCCTGGATCCGGCCATGGAGGCGAAGGTTCTCGGACTCTAG
- a CDS encoding DUF1996 domain-containing protein — translation MGRNTRKRRMPLATKAIAGAAALALGGGGLVWANYYASAHESKNDAWGGNRTKAVSAQVATIKCPDVGQQLTAVPEQARGEVDGELATLDQQITEAYQRLATTRDAQTRDASFVQNAILGPLKDRRKVILDRIKLEINRAGGKTPGNLDDLAPCTGTPVEQNQTDAGDGEGGQDNGQNDGQNDGQDTGQDNGQQGDNGGQNDGGQNDGGQQGGDDGQQGTGGQAGNGPVAADFVDITTVQPNVPAKPRKSRNASNGTFTTRCGVNANGNHNTDNVIVAPGVANGAHHLHDYVGNQKIDAFSSNDTFLQSATSCQNKNDLSAYYWPVIRVQDGSQDFDQDADGGGKEGNVGRILKPLQAEIKYVGSPTGKVVAMPQFLRIITGDAKTTTNGLANANAHWSCTGFENKVQLTEQYPICPEGSKMVRTFAFQSCWDGQNTDSANHRTHIAFADQRGNCPSGFKAIPKLTMRLVYDVPRPSIENGAVKNAYAVDGFPEQLHKAATDHDDFINITTGGLANKIANCVNSGRNCK, via the coding sequence ATGGGACGCAACACACGCAAACGCCGAATGCCGCTGGCCACCAAGGCCATAGCCGGGGCGGCGGCCCTAGCGCTCGGTGGGGGCGGGCTTGTATGGGCGAACTACTACGCATCCGCGCACGAGTCGAAGAACGACGCGTGGGGAGGCAACCGGACGAAGGCCGTCAGCGCGCAGGTCGCGACGATCAAGTGCCCTGACGTCGGCCAGCAGCTCACCGCCGTGCCGGAGCAGGCCCGTGGAGAGGTCGACGGCGAACTCGCCACGCTCGACCAGCAGATCACCGAGGCGTACCAGCGGCTGGCCACCACGCGCGACGCGCAGACCAGGGACGCGAGCTTCGTCCAGAACGCCATCCTGGGTCCGCTGAAGGACCGGCGCAAGGTGATCCTCGACCGGATCAAGCTGGAGATCAACCGGGCCGGCGGCAAGACCCCCGGCAACCTGGACGACCTCGCGCCCTGCACCGGCACCCCCGTCGAGCAGAACCAGACGGACGCGGGCGACGGCGAGGGCGGTCAGGACAACGGCCAGAACGACGGCCAGAACGACGGCCAGGACACCGGCCAGGACAACGGGCAGCAGGGCGACAACGGCGGCCAGAACGACGGCGGTCAGAACGACGGCGGCCAGCAGGGCGGCGACGACGGGCAGCAGGGCACCGGCGGTCAGGCCGGAAACGGCCCGGTCGCGGCGGACTTCGTGGACATCACCACGGTCCAGCCCAACGTCCCGGCCAAGCCGCGCAAGAGCCGCAACGCCTCGAACGGCACCTTCACCACGCGCTGCGGTGTGAACGCCAACGGCAACCACAACACGGACAACGTGATCGTGGCGCCCGGTGTGGCCAACGGCGCCCACCACCTGCACGACTACGTCGGCAACCAGAAGATCGACGCGTTCTCGAGCAACGACACGTTCCTGCAGAGCGCCACGAGCTGCCAGAACAAGAACGACCTGTCGGCGTACTACTGGCCGGTGATCCGGGTCCAGGACGGCTCGCAGGACTTCGACCAGGACGCGGACGGCGGTGGCAAGGAGGGCAACGTCGGCCGGATCCTCAAGCCGCTCCAGGCGGAGATCAAGTACGTCGGCAGCCCGACCGGCAAGGTCGTCGCCATGCCGCAGTTCCTGCGCATCATCACCGGTGACGCGAAGACCACGACCAACGGTCTGGCCAACGCCAACGCGCACTGGAGCTGCACCGGCTTCGAGAACAAGGTCCAGCTGACGGAGCAGTACCCGATCTGCCCCGAGGGCAGCAAGATGGTCCGCACGTTCGCCTTCCAGAGCTGCTGGGACGGGCAGAACACCGACAGCGCCAACCACCGTACGCACATAGCCTTCGCCGACCAGCGCGGCAACTGCCCCAGCGGCTTCAAGGCCATCCCGAAGCTCACGATGCGCCTGGTCTACGACGTGCCGCGGCCGAGCATCGAGAACGGTGCGGTGAAGAACGCCTACGCGGTCGACGGCTTCCCCGAGCAGCTGCACAAGGCGGCCACCGACCACGACGACTTCATCAACATCACGACCGGCGGCCTGGCGAACAAGATCGCCAACTGCGTCAACTCGGGCCGGAACTGCAAGTGA
- a CDS encoding tetratricopeptide repeat protein, translated as MNQDWEDRVAAAWARFDDFSEDEAPAFRASIDALVAELPDGSPLGPFEQACAWDSTGRSDRAVPLYQEALERGLSGYRGRRARIQLASSLRNLGRPEEGVKLLTPELDGPSDELDDAVRACLALCLSGLGRDREGLSLVLGALAPHLPRYQRSMANYARLLVEPED; from the coding sequence GTGAACCAGGACTGGGAAGACCGCGTGGCCGCCGCCTGGGCCCGCTTCGACGACTTTTCCGAGGACGAGGCGCCCGCGTTCCGGGCGAGTATCGACGCGCTCGTCGCCGAACTGCCGGACGGCAGCCCGCTCGGCCCGTTCGAGCAGGCCTGCGCGTGGGACTCCACCGGCCGCTCGGACCGGGCGGTGCCGCTCTACCAGGAGGCGCTGGAGCGCGGACTGAGCGGCTACCGGGGCCGCCGGGCCAGGATCCAGCTGGCCAGCTCGCTGCGCAACCTCGGCCGGCCGGAGGAGGGCGTCAAGCTGCTCACGCCCGAACTGGACGGACCCTCCGACGAGTTGGACGACGCCGTACGGGCGTGTCTGGCGCTGTGCCTGTCCGGTCTGGGCCGTGACCGCGAGGGCCTGTCCCTCGTCCTCGGTGCCCTCGCGCCCCATCTCCCGCGCTACCAGCGCTCGATGGCGAACTACGCCCGGCTGCTGGTGGAGCCCGAGGACTGA
- a CDS encoding TetR/AcrR family transcriptional regulator produces MTTGVRRRMGVDERRQQLIGVALELFSRRSPDEVSIDEIASAAGISRPLVYHYFPGKLSLYEAALKRASDDLAGRFTEPHEGPLGARLLRVMRRFFDFVDEHGPGFSALMRGGPAVGSSTTNALIDSVRQVAYDQILSHLGIDQPPARLELVVRSWISLAESTALIWLDGRRIPRAELEVQLVHDFGALVAVSAAHDEEMGALMRRVFKDEPAEGPFLDLVGRLVALAS; encoded by the coding sequence ATGACTACCGGGGTTCGCCGCAGGATGGGAGTCGACGAACGACGGCAGCAGTTGATCGGCGTCGCCCTCGAACTGTTCAGCCGCCGCTCGCCCGACGAGGTCTCCATCGACGAGATAGCGTCGGCGGCGGGTATCTCGCGCCCGCTGGTCTACCACTACTTCCCCGGCAAACTCAGCCTGTACGAGGCCGCGTTGAAGCGCGCCTCGGACGATCTGGCGGGCCGGTTCACGGAGCCGCACGAGGGCCCGCTGGGGGCGCGGCTGCTGCGGGTGATGCGCCGGTTCTTCGACTTCGTGGACGAGCACGGGCCCGGTTTCTCGGCCCTGATGCGTGGCGGCCCGGCGGTCGGCTCGTCGACGACGAACGCGCTCATCGACTCCGTCCGGCAGGTCGCGTACGACCAGATCCTTTCGCATCTGGGGATCGATCAGCCGCCCGCGCGGCTGGAACTGGTCGTCCGCTCGTGGATCTCGCTCGCGGAGTCGACGGCGCTGATCTGGCTGGACGGCCGGCGCATACCGCGTGCCGAGCTGGAGGTCCAGCTCGTGCACGACTTCGGCGCGCTGGTCGCCGTCAGCGCCGCCCACGACGAGGAGATGGGCGCGCTCATGCGCCGGGTCTTCAAGGACGAGCCGGCCGAAGGCCCCTTCCTGGACCTGGTCGGCCGGCTCGTCGCTCTTGCCTCCTGA
- a CDS encoding 5-carboxymethyl-2-hydroxymuconate Delta-isomerase produces MPQITVDYSERLADAFDRRAFARELHARTVEIAAAKPPACKTQFRRTEDTAVGPDTEGHAIVHVTIGLLAGRTDETKARLTEAVLQALREHVKPVEGLALHASAEVRDLDASYRKFDA; encoded by the coding sequence ATGCCGCAGATCACCGTCGACTACTCCGAGCGGTTGGCCGACGCCTTCGACCGGCGTGCCTTCGCGCGGGAGCTGCACGCCCGCACGGTCGAGATCGCGGCCGCCAAGCCCCCGGCGTGCAAGACGCAGTTCCGCCGGACCGAGGACACCGCCGTCGGTCCGGACACCGAGGGACACGCGATCGTGCACGTCACCATCGGCCTGCTGGCCGGGCGCACCGACGAGACCAAGGCACGTCTGACGGAGGCGGTCCTTCAGGCGCTGCGGGAGCATGTGAAGCCGGTCGAGGGCCTGGCGCTGCACGCGTCGGCCGAGGTGCGCGACCTCGACGCCTCCTACCGGAAGTTCGACGCCTGA